A window from Xiphophorus maculatus strain JP 163 A chromosome 17, X_maculatus-5.0-male, whole genome shotgun sequence encodes these proteins:
- the LOC102232530 gene encoding prosaposin receptor GPR37-like — protein MQVLQPWTLVIILAHAHVLLSLKNSNAGTGSQDDSNSGGYSGRTFHGPPRESRQNKARDRALFPGYATGATLNSTRPWKRVAAGETRRGGHAKRDFNRSVTPVEDPGGLSHWDTTRHHNKRIKLNGAGTPAGGHYNAAKLPSMAREDGGGVSEEGEKHQRGSKAGKRWRNKQNRSAVVMPPWEPVPKPVALTSTDLPFDILTRRPEFFTLREDNPWDATPITPPGSPDFGDEIKNPFYPVTTETFGAYAITCVSGVIFLVGIAGNIAILCIVCQNYYMKSISNSLLANLAVWDFVLIFFCLPMVVFHELTKSWLLGEFTCRVVPYVEVASLGVTTFTLCALCIDRFRAATNVQMYYEMIENCTSTTAKLAVIWIGALLLALPELLIRQLVADDTGLPDEPPVERCIIRISTSLPDMLYVLGLTYEGARLWWCFGCYFCLPTLFTIGCSLVTARKIRHAEQASVRSNKKQIRLESQMNCTVVALAIVYGACVVPENICNIVSAYMAAGVPEHTMSVLHLLSQLLLFCRAAVTPALLLLLCRPLGRAFLDCCCCCCCNHVPSSATASDDNEHECTTELELSPFSTIRRELSNYTPAGSNC, from the exons ATGCAGGTTCTGCAGCCTTGGACGTTAGTTATAATACTCGCCCATGCACATGTGTTGTTATCCCTGAAAAACAGTAATGCAGGAACTGGGAGCCAAGACGACAGTAACAGCGGCGGCTACTCTGGCAGGACTTTCCACGGTCCGCCCCGGGAGAGCCGCCAAAACAAAGCCCGAGACCGCGCGCTCTTCCCGGGATACGCTACAGGTGCGACCCTTAACTCCACTCGACCGTGGAAGAGGGTGGCAGCGGGGGAAACGAGGCGAGGCGGACACGCTAAACGCGACTTCAATAGGAGCGTGACACCCGTGGAGGATCCTGGCGGGTTGTCCCACTGGGACACGACGCGCCACCATAATAAGAGGATAAAGTTGAATGGTGCAGGGACGCCGGCAGGTGGACACTACAATGCGGCTAAGCTTCCTTCAATGGCTCGGGAAGACGGAGGAGGGGTGTCGGAGGAGGGTGAGAAGCACCAGAGAGGCTCAAAGGCAGGAAAGAGGTGGAGAAACAAGCAGAACAGAAGCGCTGTGGTTATGCCTCCGTGGGAACCCGTCCCCAAACCGGTGGCTCTCACCTCCACCGACCTCCCGTTTGACATCCTCACCAGGAGGCCAGAGTTTTTCACCCTCAGGGAGGACAACCCGTGGGATGCCACACCGATCACCCCTCCTGGCTCCCCGGATTTTGGAGACGAGATCAAGAACCCGTTCTACCCAGTGACGACCGAAACTTTTGGCGCTTACGCGATCACATGCGTATCCGGCGTAATTTTCCTGGTGGGCATAGCGGGCAACATCGCTATCCTGTGCATCGTGTGCCAGAACTACTACATGAAAAGCATCTCCAACTCTCTGTTGGCCAACCTGGCCGTGTGGGATTTTGTGCTCATCTTCTTCTGCCTCCCCATGGTGGTTTTCCATGAGCTCACGAAGTCATGGTTGTTGGGGGAGTTTACCTGCAGAGTGGTGCCATACGTGGAG GTTGCCTCCTTGGGTGTGACTACCTTCACCCTTTGCGCACTCTGCATTGACCGCTTCCGTGCAGCCACAAATGTTCAGATGTACTACGAGATGATTGAGAACTGTACATCTACAACAGCCAAGCTAGCAGTCATCTGGATCGGTGCCCTCCTTTTGGCCCTTCCAGAGCTCCTCATTCGACAGCTTGTAGCAGACGATACAGGgctcccggacgagcccccagtTGAACGCTGTATTATCAGGATATCCACATCCCTTCCTGATATGCTCTATGTGCTTGGCCTGACCTATGAGGGTGCTCGGCTTTGGTGGTGCTTTGGCTGCTACTTCTGCCTCCCGACTCTCTTCACCATTGGGTGCTCGCTGGTGACGGCACGCAAGATTCGGCACGCCGAGCAGGCCAGCGTTCGCAGCAATAAGAAGCAGATCAGGCTGGAGAGCCAGATGAACTGCACGGTTGTGGCTCTGGCAATTGTGTATGGTGCATGTGTGGTGCCCGAAAACATATGCAACATAGTATCTGCGTACATGGCGGCTGGTGTTCCAGAGCACACCATGTCCGTCCTGCATCTTCTCTCTcagttgttgctgttctgtCGGGCCGCCGTGACACCGgcgctgctgcttctgctgtgTCGTCCATTAGGGAGGGCATTCCTGgactgctgctgttgttgctgctgtaaCCACGTACCCTCTTCAGCCACAGCCAGTGATGACAACGAGCACGAGTGCACTACTGAACTGGAGCTGTCGCCGTTCAGCACTATCCGCAGGGAACTGAGTAACTACACACCTGCTGGCTCCAACTGCTGA